ACATGTATAGCATATTTTCCTATAATTCCTCTTAACGTATTTATAAAAAGGGGGGGTGTCTTATGAAAGAGGTAAACGCGCTCAAGTTACGAAACAACATGGGAGAGATCCTGGATATGCTGGCAAAGACAGGAGAACCTATCCTTGTGAGTAAAGGGAGAAAAGTTCAAGCCGTGCTTATTACCCCTGAACAGTTCCAGCGAAGGTTTCTCGATTATCAAACAGAAGAAAAAAAGAAAATGTTATTGGAGACCATTGGCGGTTTAAAGGCTTGCCGACTGGG
This genomic stretch from Thermodesulfobacteriota bacterium harbors:
- a CDS encoding type II toxin-antitoxin system Phd/YefM family antitoxin, whose product is MKEVNALKLRNNMGEILDMLAKTGEPILVSKGRKVQAVLITPEQFQRRFLDYQTEEKKKMLLETIGGLKACRLGTKSSIEVLRELRGYEA